From the Caballeronia sp. NK8 genome, one window contains:
- the pyrF gene encoding orotidine-5'-phosphate decarboxylase has protein sequence MSFIQSLNAAWSRTQSLLCVGLDPEPAKFPAALNGRADAIFEFCKTIVDATAPYASSFKPQIAYFAAHRAEDQLEALIAHIHEKHAGIPVILDAKRGDIGSTAEQYAKEAFERYRADAVTVNPYMGFDSIEPYLEHEGRGVIVLCRTSNAGGSDLQFLTTDGKPLYQVVATLAAEKWNASGQLGLVVGATFPKEIETVRGIVGDMPLLIPGIGAQGGDVEATVRAGRTANGTGMLINSSRAIIYASKGDDYAQAAAEAAKKTRDTINAYR, from the coding sequence ATGTCCTTCATTCAGTCTCTCAACGCCGCGTGGTCGCGCACGCAATCGCTTCTGTGCGTCGGCCTCGACCCTGAGCCCGCGAAATTTCCCGCCGCGCTCAACGGCCGCGCCGATGCGATCTTCGAATTCTGCAAGACCATCGTCGATGCGACCGCACCATATGCGTCGTCGTTCAAGCCGCAGATCGCGTACTTCGCGGCGCATCGCGCCGAAGACCAGCTCGAAGCGCTGATCGCGCACATCCACGAAAAGCACGCCGGCATTCCGGTGATCCTCGATGCGAAGCGCGGCGATATCGGCAGCACGGCCGAGCAGTACGCGAAGGAAGCGTTCGAGCGCTATCGGGCGGATGCCGTGACGGTCAATCCGTACATGGGTTTCGATTCGATCGAGCCGTATCTCGAACATGAAGGCCGGGGCGTGATCGTGCTGTGCCGCACGTCGAACGCGGGCGGCTCCGATCTGCAATTCCTCACGACCGACGGCAAGCCGCTGTATCAGGTCGTCGCGACGCTCGCCGCCGAAAAGTGGAACGCGAGCGGCCAGCTCGGGCTGGTCGTCGGCGCGACGTTCCCGAAGGAAATCGAAACCGTGCGGGGCATCGTCGGCGATATGCCGTTGTTGATTCCCGGCATCGGCGCGCAAGGCGGCGATGTCGAAGCGACCGTGCGCGCGGGCCGCACCGCGAACGGCACGGGCATGCTGATCAACTCGTCGCGCGCGATCATCTACGCGAGCAAGGGCGACGACTACGCACAAGCCGCCGCCGAAGCGGCGAAGAAGACGCGCGATACGATCAACGCGTATCGCTGA
- a CDS encoding aldose 1-epimerase, whose translation MAVARTEQRPNPASTSTAQANARRSRLAAAAEPPIRPGPGTAVVAIGGSHTEGCITLANAHLRLELAPSLGGGITRFDWRHEGALVPIFRPCAEPGPDTDPNQLACYPLLPYSNRIGDGRFQFSGRSIDVPCNRAGEPLPLHGDGWLGAWQVEAEDAEDAGRARLTLDRSDGKPYSFRAAQTYTLDEATLVVTLDVENTGDEALPFGLGLHPFLMREADTELSAAAGGVWLCGDDWLPVRHVPTPPAWQFGVAYPMPSEMVNNAFTGWSGRTSVLWPKRRLSLTIAADTDYYVLYAPPGESFFCFEPVDHPVNAVNLPGGGEAHGMTVLAPGERLSREFRFTVERTGEAARRARPRTRAGAKARARSASR comes from the coding sequence ATGGCTGTTGCGCGCACAGAGCAAAGACCGAATCCTGCATCGACGTCCACGGCGCAGGCGAACGCCCGCCGCTCCAGGCTGGCCGCCGCGGCCGAGCCACCCATCCGTCCCGGCCCGGGCACGGCGGTCGTCGCGATCGGCGGATCGCACACCGAAGGCTGCATCACCCTCGCCAACGCGCATCTGCGGCTCGAACTCGCGCCGTCGCTCGGCGGCGGCATCACGCGCTTCGACTGGCGTCACGAAGGCGCGCTGGTGCCGATCTTCCGGCCCTGCGCCGAACCCGGTCCGGATACCGATCCGAATCAGCTCGCGTGCTATCCGCTCCTGCCGTATTCGAACCGCATCGGCGACGGGCGCTTTCAGTTCTCCGGACGCTCCATCGACGTGCCGTGCAATCGCGCGGGCGAACCGCTGCCGCTGCATGGCGACGGCTGGCTCGGCGCGTGGCAGGTCGAAGCGGAGGACGCGGAAGATGCGGGGCGCGCGCGTCTCACGCTCGATCGCAGCGACGGCAAGCCGTATTCGTTTCGCGCCGCGCAGACCTACACGCTCGACGAAGCCACGCTCGTCGTCACTCTCGATGTCGAGAACACCGGCGACGAAGCGTTGCCGTTCGGCCTCGGGCTGCATCCGTTTCTGATGCGCGAGGCCGACACGGAGTTGTCGGCGGCGGCGGGCGGCGTGTGGCTGTGCGGCGACGACTGGCTGCCGGTGCGGCATGTGCCGACGCCGCCGGCGTGGCAGTTCGGCGTCGCGTATCCGATGCCGTCCGAGATGGTGAACAACGCGTTCACGGGATGGAGCGGGCGCACGAGCGTGCTGTGGCCGAAGCGGCGCCTGTCGCTGACGATCGCCGCCGATACCGACTACTACGTGCTGTACGCGCCGCCCGGCGAGAGCTTCTTCTGTTTCGAGCCGGTCGATCATCCGGTCAACGCGGTGAATCTGCCCGGCGGCGGGGAAGCGCACGGCATGACCGTGCTCGCGCCGGGCGAGCGGCTCTCGCGGGAGTTTCGCTTCACGGTCGAACGCACCGGAGAAGCGGCGCGGCGTGCACGGCCGCGCACGCGCGCGGGAGCGAAGGCGCGGGCGAGAAGCGCATCGCGCTGA